In the Aridibaculum aurantiacum genome, GTTGGCAGCTGCACCTGTTGTTGGTGACGTAATGTTTAAGGTGCCTGGGTTGCTTCTCCTTCTTTCATATCCTGTTGGCGGATCGATGTCAGGAGGGTTAAAGCCGCTGCGGGTAAATGTTAGATCATCATCAGGATCGCCACTTGTTAGCTGAACGAACTTAGCATACACAGCTGGATGTGGTTCACCTGTAGAGCTATGATGTTGGTTAGGTACAAATGTATAATACAGTGGTTGCAGACCTGCCTTCTGGCTTACTTCTGATACTGCACCATCGTGGTGTATGCCCTGGTATAGATCGTTGTTCACAAATGCAATTCCCTGGTCTGCGATCATCAGGTATCCAAGTACATTGAATGCCGCAGCAAGCGCTGTAAGATTTGGCCCCAGTACTTGTGTGATGGATGTGATGTTGTATGTAGTAACGATAACATGCGAAGGCACCTTCTCCCTGTTCAGGTTCACCATGTTCAGGTACAGATCAACTTCTACACTGTTCAGTCGCAGGTCTCTCAATGCGCCTCCATCAGGATCATAACCCATACGGTCCCTAACGATGTTCTTGGTCCAGTCATATTTCAATACGAAGTTCGGTATAGGTGAGCCGCTGTGTGGTGTGTTGAACGAAACATATTTGTTTACATCGTTCGCATACTGCAAGCTCTGAAGGTATCTTCTTAGCAGCACACCACCCATACTATGTCCGCCTACATCCATTTTGCCTGCTAAAATTCTTTCTTGTAGTATCACCTCTTCCAATAATTCATTCTTGTCGCTAATTATCTTTGGCATAGTGATAGCAAATGCCTGGTCAGCAGGATAATTTACCAGCTTTATTTGCCCTTGCCTGTAGATCCCTTCAGCAACCAGTTTATTCTTGAATTCACCAAAAGCGTCATTACCATTAGAGAACAATCCATGTACAAACAATACCGGTGGACGAACTATCTCTACCTTCTTTTCATACCTGATCTTGTTTTCTACTGTATCGTACAACTGGAAATGCATTAGCCTGCTAAACGATGTAGTTGGAATATTTGGATACCATGGATGATGAAATTTTACGGTTAGGCTGTCATCATATCTTTCGTAGTCAAAGAAACTTCCATACTCTTTTTTGTTGCTGCAGTTGATATCTTCTTTTATACGCACTATGCAGTTTTTAGCATAGGTGCTAGTAAAGCGGAATAAGGTAGCATGTGAAGAGTCAGCCGCTACTTTTATATTCTCTGTGCTGTTGTAAGGTGCCTGCAGCCTGTTGTTGATGTCGTTGTGAATAATCTTGTAAGCATCTATGCGAACGGTATCAGGATTCCAAAATACCATACCGTTGTCTGTAGCTAAAATGCGGTAGTAAGGATTGGTGCTGATGGTATCAATGGCTATCATTCTAATAGCATTAGATGGAAGTCCATTGGCAGTTGTATATCTTTTGTAAGATGATGCACTTTGTAATGGTCCACCATTATAAACGATCAAGCCTATGTTGGTGCCGATGTATACATTACCCTCTTTATCGGTGGTGATAGCGTTTTGATATACTATAAGATTTGACGGGAAATTGATTGGTTCATTTATCCTCTGCCATAGGCCGCCCTGGCATACATACACTCCATTCAGCTGCGTTCCAAACCAGCACCTGCCTTGCTTGTCAAATTGCATAGCGCGACCAACAAAATTTGAAGGAAGTCCTGAGTTGGTGCTGTTAAATCTTTCGATGAACTTATCGTTGGTGCTGTTGTAGCGAATTACTTCGCTTCTATTGAAGTTCTCTGTAACTGCTATCCATCTTTCATTGTCTTTACCTGCAATTACCTGCACGTTTCCATAATTGCTTACATCTATGCTGTCTGTTATTTTATAAAATGGTTTGTTGCTATAGGGAAGGTTCAGGTAACCATGACCAATACCACCAGGAGAAGTAGTTCCTGCTGTTACATCAGCCATGTGGGCTGTCCATACTCTATAGCGTGCAGGTACATTATCAGGAGCATTATTATCTA is a window encoding:
- a CDS encoding two-component regulator propeller domain-containing protein; translated protein: MCNKISFSIILLFAAMGVTAQQMNLKIYNKANTPIFASNEFKAVGVGKDGVVWVGTWNEGVHQFTGTRWKKLANLTNHDINDIKADKFGAIWIAQSGRNGGQTIGGGLYYFPDTLYRDEMYSRDEGLPNRNPRSLYIDNNAPDNVPARYRVWTAHMADVTAGTTSPGGIGHGYLNLPYSNKPFYKITDSIDVSNYGNVQVIAGKDNERWIAVTENFNRSEVIRYNSTNDKFIERFNSTNSGLPSNFVGRAMQFDKQGRCWFGTQLNGVYVCQGGLWQRINEPINFPSNLIVYQNAITTDKEGNVYIGTNIGLIVYNGGPLQSASSYKRYTTANGLPSNAIRMIAIDTISTNPYYRILATDNGMVFWNPDTVRIDAYKIIHNDINNRLQAPYNSTENIKVAADSSHATLFRFTSTYAKNCIVRIKEDINCSNKKEYGSFFDYERYDDSLTVKFHHPWYPNIPTTSFSRLMHFQLYDTVENKIRYEKKVEIVRPPVLFVHGLFSNGNDAFGEFKNKLVAEGIYRQGQIKLVNYPADQAFAITMPKIISDKNELLEEVILQERILAGKMDVGGHSMGGVLLRRYLQSLQYANDVNKYVSFNTPHSGSPIPNFVLKYDWTKNIVRDRMGYDPDGGALRDLRLNSVEVDLYLNMVNLNREKVPSHVIVTTYNITSITQVLGPNLTALAAAFNVLGYLMIADQGIAFVNNDLYQGIHHDGAVSEVSQKAGLQPLYYTFVPNQHHSSTGEPHPAVYAKFVQLTSGDPDDDLTFTRSGFNPPDIDPPTGYERRRSNPGTLNITSPTTGAAANTGTPVTLNFNYTNVDTIVAVVSNRSNKLYGSYIAAPSNNFTFNIPSEFIGNTKITLLGFNSNGYVTEDSVALTVNTTATLQSLSADPGKLTIPQNHYGMFNWKGNFSDGITRDLTGIAGATYSFKTNKASYSAPGSINGLALGADTLVIAYGGKTVALPIVITDSTRWGNIEHYNTTLPVRISQLEAVARGNDAALEWTSFDDRDVARYEVQFSTNGIGFTTTGMVPSKETANSHTYKYTHTNLAEGKNFFRVKYIRLDGTAGYTNVVMLGNTKAANMVVKPNPVAENLNLELTATSNETVSIKIIDAAGRMKMIEMRQVRKGSNTLSFNAAGLSQGVYALEAQTAAGKISTTFIKK